The window ACACAAGCGTGCGGACTCCCACCTGGTTTCAGATGCACTCGGCGCCGGACGGCCTAGACTCATACTCATGGCCGGTCGTGGTGCCATCCTCCGGGTGTTCGCAACATGCCGCTGAACCTTTGTGTTTCTCCTCCCATCCATTGATGGGTACGGGCATGTCGCAACGCCGTGCCCCGATATTCCCCCCGATAACTGGAGATTTCCATGGATTCCCCGACCCACAGCCTCACCTCTCTTTTTGAACAACTGGGCCTGCCCAGCGACGCGGTGAGCATCGATCAATTCATTGCCTCCCATTCGCCGCTCAAGCCGGAGCTGCACCTGGCCGATGCGTTTTTCTGGAGCAAGGCCCAAGCCGATTTCCTGCGCAATGAAGTATTGAAGGATGCCGACTGGGCCGAGGTGATCGACCAACTGAATGTGTTGCTGAGGAAAGGGCGAGGCGGCTGAAATCACAAATTTGTTTCAAGACTTGACGAAATCCTGATCGATGCGCGATATTGATAGTTAGCAAACTAACATTATGCGAATCCTCCTGTGTCCAAGCATCTCGAACAGCTCCAGCAGAGCATCTGCACCGGTATGGTGCTCGCTTCGCGCCATTGGCGGCGGGTCTGCCAGACCACGCTGGCCAACTACGGTATCTCCGAGGCCTGCGCCATGCCGCTGCTGATCATCGGTCGCATGGGGCCGGGCGTACGCCAGGTCACCGTGGCGCAGATCGCCGGGATGGAGAGTCCGTCGCTGGTGCGTCTGCTCGATCAACTGTGCGGTGCCGGCTACGTGCAGCGCACCGAGGATCCCAGTGATCGCCGGGCCAAGACGCTCGGCCTGACCGAAAGCGGCCAGGATTTGTTCCACGATATCGAAAAGCAGCTGGTGCGCCTGCGCCACGAGGTGCTGGGCGGCATTCCCCTGGCTGACCTGGAAGCGTCGCTGCGGGTGATCCGTGCCTTCGAGGCCGCCGGACACATATCGGGAGTGGCCGATTCGTGAAAGGTTTCTGGACAGGCATGCCGCCGGCCCGCGACTGGTTCTACGGGGTGCGGACCTTCGCCGCCTCGATGATCGCGCTGTATATCGCACTGATCATGGAAATGCCGCGACCCTACTGGGCGATGGCGACGGTCTATATCGTCTCCAGCCCCTTCGTCGGCCCGACCAGCTCCAAGGCGCTGTACCGGGCGGTCGGGACCTTCATCGGCGCGGCGGCGGCCGTGCTGTTCGTGCCGCTGTTCGTGCAGACCCCGTTCCTGCTGGCCGTGGTGGTTGCGCTCTGGACCGGTACCCTGCTGTTCCTGTCACTGCACCTGCGCACCGCCAACAGCTACGCGCTGATGCTGGCCGGCTACACCATGCCGATGATCGCCCTGCCGGTGGTGGACAACCCGCTCAACGTGTTCGACATCGCCGTGTCGCGGACCGAGGAGATCTTTCTCGGCATCGTCGTTGCCGCAGTGGTCGGCAGCATGTTCTGGCCGCGCCGGCTGGCGCCGGTATTGCTCGATGCCGCTGGCAGGTGGTTCGGCTCGGCGTCCAGCTACAGCCAGAAATTCCTTGCGCGCAATCTGCAGACCGATGAAGTCAGTGCGCTGCGCTCGGCCATGGTCGCGACCTTCAACAGCCTGGAGCCGATGATCGGCCAGTTGAGCCACGAAGGGGCCCGGCCGCAGACCGTGCGCAATGCCAAGGAGCTGCGTGGGCGGATGATCCACCTGCTGCCGGTTGTCGATGCCCTGGACGACGCGCTGTACGCCCTGGAGCGGCGGACGCCGGAACTGGTCGCGCGGTTCCAGCCGCTGCTGGAGGCGACCCAGGCCTGGCTGGAAAGCACCAGCCGCGCAGCACCGACCGAACACTGGCAGGCCCTGCGCGCCCAGCTCGAGAGCCTGCAGCCGAGTGCCGTCGAACTCGATGACCGCCGGCAACTGCTGTTTTCCAACGCGCTTTATCGTCTTGGCGAATGGATCGACCTGTGGCAGGACCTGCGTAGCCTGCAATATGCCATCCAGTGCGACAGCCAGGACAACTGGCGCGCGGTCTACCGGCACTGGCGGCTGGCGCGCCTGTCGCCGTTTCTCGATCGTGGCCTGATGCTCTATTCGGCCGGCACCGCCGTGCTGGCGATCGCCGTCGCCTCGGTGCTGTGGATCCTGACCGGCTGGAACGACGGCGCCAGTGCCGTGATCCTCGCCGCCGTGGCCTGCAGCTTCTTCGCCGCGATGGACGACCCGGCGCCGCAGATCTACCGCTTCTTCTTCTGGACGGCGCTGTCGGTGATCTTCGCCAGCCTCTACCTGTTCGTGGTGCTGCCCAACCTGCACGACTTCCCGATGCTGGTACTGGCGTTCGCCGTGCCGTTCATCTGCGTCGGTACCCTGACGCTGCAGCCGGCGTTCTACCTCGGCACCCTGCTGACCATCGTCAACACCTCGTCCTTCATCAGCATCTCAGGGGCCTATGACGCCGACTTCCTGAATTTCGCCAACGCCAACCTGGCGGGTCCGGTGGGCCTGCTGTTCGCCTTCGTCTGGACCCTGGTGGTGCGACCCTTCGGCGCCGAATTGGCGAGCAAGCGCCTGACCCGTTTCAGCTGGCGCGACATCGTCCGCCTGACCGAGCCTGCGACCCTGGCCGAGCACCGGCACATGGGTGTGCAGATGCTCGACCGGTTGATGCAGCACCTGCCGCGCCTGGCACTGACCGGTCAGGACACCGGTGCGGCGCTGCGCGAGTTGCGCGTCGCGCTCAACCTGCTCGACCTGCTGGCCTACACCCCGCGTGTACTCGGCGTGGGCAACGTGCTGCTCAGGCAGGTGGTGGAAGAGGTCGGCGAGTATTTCCGCGCCTGCCTCAAGGCCCGCGAGCGCCTGCCGGCACCCGCGCCCTTGCTGATGACGCTGGACCGCACGCGTCGGGCCCTGAGTTCCCAGGGGCTGGATGACGGCGAAACCCGCCTGCACCTGCTGCACGCCCTGAGCGGACTGCGTCTGGCGCTGCTGCCCGGCGTGGAGTTCGTCGACAGCGGCGATCAGTCGGACAACGTGCCCTATGGGATCAATGGAGTGCCGTTATGATCGGTGACGTGGATATCAGCGGGGTGTTCCTGCCCACGCTACTGGTGCTGATGGGCATCACCTATGGCTTGTACCTCGTGGTGCACGGGTTGTTGACGCGCATCCACTTCTATCGCCTGGTCTGGCACCGGGCATTGTTCAACGTCGGTCTCTACGCTTTGTTGCTGGGCGTTGTGGATTCGTTCAGTCGATACCTGATGACATGAAAAAACCTATATTGACCATTGGCCGCGTGGTCCTGACCTTGCTCGTGGTGGCCTTCGCCTGTCTCGTGATCTGGCGCATGGTGATGTACTACATGTTCGCGCCCTGGACCCGGGACGGGCATATCCGTGCCGATATCGTGCAGATCGCCCCGGATGTCTCCGGGCTGATCCAGCAAGTGCAGGTGCGCGACAACCAGCCGGTCAAGCGTGGCCAGGTGCTGTTCAGCATCGACCAGGACCGCTTCAAGCTGGCCTTGCGCCAGGCCCAGGCAGCCGTCGCCGATCGCCAGGAAACCCTGGCCCAGGCGCAGCGCGAGAACAAGCGTAACCGTGGCCTGGGCAACCTGGTGCCCGGCGAGCAGTTGGAAGAAAGCCAGTCGAAGGTGGCCCGCGCCGAATCGGCCCTGGCCGAGGCCAAGGTGGCGGTGGATGCCGCGCAACTGAACCTCGACCGTTCGGTGATCCGCAGCCCGGTCGACGGCTACGTCAACGACCGCGCGCCGCGTGATCGGGAGTTTGTCACCGCCGGCCGTCCGGTACTGTCGGTGGTGGACAGCGCGTCGTTCCACATCGACGGCTACTTCGAGGAAACCAAACTCGACGGCATTCACGTCGGCCAGAGCGTGGATATCCGCGTGATCGGCGACAATGCCCGCCTGCGCGGTCATGTCGAGAGCATCGTCGCCGGCATCGAGGACCGTGATCGCACCAGCGGCTCGAACCTGCTGCCCAACGTCAACCCGGCCTTCAGTTGGGTGCGCCTGGCCCAGCGGATTCCGGTGCGGATCGCCTTCGACGAGGTACCCCAGGACTTCCGCATGATCGCCGGGCGTACGGCGACCGTATCGATCATCGACGACGCCGCGAAGGACTCGGCCAAGCCGCAAGCCAAGCCCGAGGCCTCGAAATGAAACCGCTGGCAAAGGTCACGACCCTGGGCATGGGCCTGTTGCTGTCGGCATGTTCGATGGTCGGTCCGGACTATCACCTGCCGGGTGATGCGGCGATGCAGCGCAAGGACCTGCAAGGTTCGATCGCCGGCGAGAGCGACAACGT of the Pseudomonas vanderleydeniana genome contains:
- a CDS encoding MarR family winged helix-turn-helix transcriptional regulator yields the protein MVLASRHWRRVCQTTLANYGISEACAMPLLIIGRMGPGVRQVTVAQIAGMESPSLVRLLDQLCGAGYVQRTEDPSDRRAKTLGLTESGQDLFHDIEKQLVRLRHEVLGGIPLADLEASLRVIRAFEAAGHISGVADS
- a CDS encoding DUF1656 domain-containing protein, with product MIGDVDISGVFLPTLLVLMGITYGLYLVVHGLLTRIHFYRLVWHRALFNVGLYALLLGVVDSFSRYLMT
- a CDS encoding DUF2789 domain-containing protein; protein product: MDSPTHSLTSLFEQLGLPSDAVSIDQFIASHSPLKPELHLADAFFWSKAQADFLRNEVLKDADWAEVIDQLNVLLRKGRGG
- a CDS encoding efflux RND transporter periplasmic adaptor subunit translates to MKKPILTIGRVVLTLLVVAFACLVIWRMVMYYMFAPWTRDGHIRADIVQIAPDVSGLIQQVQVRDNQPVKRGQVLFSIDQDRFKLALRQAQAAVADRQETLAQAQRENKRNRGLGNLVPGEQLEESQSKVARAESALAEAKVAVDAAQLNLDRSVIRSPVDGYVNDRAPRDREFVTAGRPVLSVVDSASFHIDGYFEETKLDGIHVGQSVDIRVIGDNARLRGHVESIVAGIEDRDRTSGSNLLPNVNPAFSWVRLAQRIPVRIAFDEVPQDFRMIAGRTATVSIIDDAAKDSAKPQAKPEASK
- a CDS encoding FUSC family protein, whose protein sequence is MKGFWTGMPPARDWFYGVRTFAASMIALYIALIMEMPRPYWAMATVYIVSSPFVGPTSSKALYRAVGTFIGAAAAVLFVPLFVQTPFLLAVVVALWTGTLLFLSLHLRTANSYALMLAGYTMPMIALPVVDNPLNVFDIAVSRTEEIFLGIVVAAVVGSMFWPRRLAPVLLDAAGRWFGSASSYSQKFLARNLQTDEVSALRSAMVATFNSLEPMIGQLSHEGARPQTVRNAKELRGRMIHLLPVVDALDDALYALERRTPELVARFQPLLEATQAWLESTSRAAPTEHWQALRAQLESLQPSAVELDDRRQLLFSNALYRLGEWIDLWQDLRSLQYAIQCDSQDNWRAVYRHWRLARLSPFLDRGLMLYSAGTAVLAIAVASVLWILTGWNDGASAVILAAVACSFFAAMDDPAPQIYRFFFWTALSVIFASLYLFVVLPNLHDFPMLVLAFAVPFICVGTLTLQPAFYLGTLLTIVNTSSFISISGAYDADFLNFANANLAGPVGLLFAFVWTLVVRPFGAELASKRLTRFSWRDIVRLTEPATLAEHRHMGVQMLDRLMQHLPRLALTGQDTGAALRELRVALNLLDLLAYTPRVLGVGNVLLRQVVEEVGEYFRACLKARERLPAPAPLLMTLDRTRRALSSQGLDDGETRLHLLHALSGLRLALLPGVEFVDSGDQSDNVPYGINGVPL